A genomic stretch from Desulfolutivibrio sulfodismutans DSM 3696 includes:
- a CDS encoding pyridoxal phosphate-dependent aminotransferase, protein MNSLLDRVPDYVRSFERYVPSRPDPVLMRQFGVTKLFRLNNNENALGPPPLALEAIASFPPKQGAIYPSGDAYDLRQALAARFGKSPDQFLVGNGSCEVISSVIRAFCAPGDAIVTAEKTFAVYEWVAKFSGIEVRLVPLVDQAFSPAAMLAALTERTKIVFVCNPNNPTGSWWNRATLERFLAALDGRAVVVLDEAYREFLDDPDFPDGMEVMQRHDNVLVFRTFSKMYGLAGFRIGYLCGSLEAVDIIRRTHIAYSANILGQIAATAALADDVGHIAATRRMVSEARGFLRDLFDSLGLEHMGGAGNFIMVRTPLSDTLLYRRLMREGVMVRTMTGFRYPNWIRVSLAQEPAMTAFATALPKILETS, encoded by the coding sequence ATGAACAGCTTGCTTGACCGCGTCCCGGACTATGTCCGGTCTTTTGAGCGGTACGTCCCCAGTCGGCCCGATCCGGTGCTCATGCGCCAGTTCGGCGTGACGAAACTCTTTCGGCTCAACAACAACGAAAACGCCCTGGGACCGCCGCCCCTGGCCCTGGAGGCCATCGCCTCCTTCCCGCCCAAGCAGGGCGCCATCTATCCGAGCGGCGACGCCTACGACCTGCGCCAAGCCCTGGCCGCCCGTTTCGGCAAATCCCCGGACCAGTTCCTGGTCGGCAACGGTTCCTGCGAGGTCATCAGTTCGGTCATCCGGGCCTTCTGCGCGCCTGGCGACGCCATTGTCACCGCCGAGAAGACCTTTGCCGTCTACGAGTGGGTGGCGAAATTTTCCGGAATCGAAGTCCGGCTGGTCCCGCTCGTGGACCAGGCATTTTCTCCGGCGGCCATGCTGGCGGCCCTTACGGAACGGACCAAGATCGTCTTCGTGTGCAATCCCAACAACCCCACCGGTTCGTGGTGGAACCGGGCCACTCTGGAGCGCTTTCTGGCCGCCCTCGACGGCCGGGCCGTGGTGGTGCTCGACGAGGCATACCGCGAGTTCCTGGACGATCCGGACTTCCCCGACGGCATGGAGGTCATGCAGCGCCACGACAACGTCCTGGTCTTCCGCACCTTCTCCAAGATGTACGGCCTGGCCGGCTTTCGGATCGGCTACCTGTGCGGCTCCCTGGAGGCGGTGGATATCATACGCCGCACCCACATCGCCTATTCGGCGAACATCCTGGGCCAGATCGCGGCCACGGCGGCCTTGGCCGACGACGTCGGCCATATCGCCGCCACCCGGCGCATGGTGTCCGAAGCCAGGGGGTTCCTGCGCGACCTCTTCGACAGCCTGGGACTCGAACATATGGGCGGAGCCGGCAATTTCATCATGGTCCGCACGCCGCTCTCCGACACCCTGCTCTATCGCAGGCTCATGCGGGAAGGCGTCATGGTGCGCACCATGACCGGCTTCCGCTACCCCAACTGGATTCGCGTCTCCCTGGCCCAGGAACCGGCCATGACTGCCTTTGCCACGGCCCTGCCCAAGATACTGGAGACCTCATGA